The nucleotide sequence ACTGCAGAAAAAAAGCCATTTTCTAAAAGAAATATGTACCAATTAATGGAGTTAGCAGAAAACGGAATTAACCAGGTAATTGAAAAAGAAAAAGAAATAGTCGGAGAATTATGATAAAAATAGTCTTAGCTACTCATAATTCAGGGAAAGTCAGTGAAATAAAAGATTATTTTGCAGAATATCCTGTCATTATAGAATGTTTAAAAAATTATCCGGAAATATCGGAAATTGCTGAAACCGGAAAAACATTTTATGAGAATGCCTTAATCAAGGCAAAGCAGGTGACAGCAATTACTGATTTACCTTCTTTAGGTGATGATTCCGGATTAGAAGTTGATTATCTTGACGGTAAGCCAGGGATTTATTCTGCACGATGGGGTAAAGATGACAGAGAAAGAATAGACAAGATTATTAAGGCTCTCAAAAATGCCAGCCAGGAGCAGAGAAACGCACGTTTTGTATGTAATATGGCTTTTGCTACTCCTGATAATAATATTTATACAACAAAAGGAATA is from Atribacterota bacterium and encodes:
- the rdgB gene encoding RdgB/HAM1 family non-canonical purine NTP pyrophosphatase encodes the protein MIKIVLATHNSGKVSEIKDYFAEYPVIIECLKNYPEISEIAETGKTFYENALIKAKQVTAITDLPSLGDDSGLEVDYLDGKPGIYSARWGKDDRERIDKIIKALKNASQEQRNARFVCNMAFATPDNNIYTTKGICVGRISLKPQGDSGFGYDPIFIPEGFEQTFAQLGEKIKSKISHRAIALNKIIKIILKLYKLQ